A window of Streptomyces armeniacus contains these coding sequences:
- a CDS encoding GntR family transcriptional regulator, producing the protein MNGAPTGTGTTRPGGRPVTPLPRRQMLADDVHEAIKELIMDNSIAPGERVSIDGLARQLGVSPTPVREALARLESAELVVKEPHRGYRTTALLNRDELEDLYRFRLLIEPWAAARAAERTDDAGRERLRTEMTSVDAPRDDHYDAYKALAAHDTRFHVLVAELAGSEQVRLAFERTHCHLHIFRLYYDRGVGQKTLEEHRLITDAVLSGDPEAADAAMRNHLEKALYERLRPVSDAPGVRPGP; encoded by the coding sequence ATGAACGGGGCACCGACCGGCACCGGCACCACGCGGCCCGGCGGCAGACCGGTGACGCCGCTGCCGCGCCGCCAGATGCTCGCGGACGACGTGCACGAGGCGATCAAGGAGTTGATCATGGACAACTCCATCGCGCCCGGAGAACGCGTCTCCATCGACGGCCTCGCCCGCCAGCTCGGCGTCTCCCCCACGCCCGTACGGGAGGCGCTGGCCCGGCTCGAATCCGCCGAACTCGTCGTCAAGGAACCGCACCGCGGCTACCGCACCACGGCCCTGCTGAACCGCGACGAGCTGGAGGACCTCTACCGTTTCCGGCTGCTCATCGAGCCCTGGGCCGCCGCCCGCGCGGCCGAGCGGACGGACGACGCGGGGCGGGAACGGCTCCGTACGGAGATGACGTCGGTGGACGCCCCGCGCGACGACCACTACGACGCGTACAAGGCGCTGGCCGCCCACGACACCCGGTTCCACGTGCTGGTGGCCGAGTTGGCGGGCAGCGAGCAGGTCCGGCTCGCGTTCGAGCGGACACACTGCCACCTGCACATCTTCCGGCTCTACTACGACCGGGGCGTCGGCCAGAAGACGCTGGAGGAGCACCGTCTGATCACCGACGCCGTCCTATCCGGCGACCCGGAGGCGGCGGACGCCGCCATGCGGAACCACCTCGAGAAGGCCCTGTACGAGCGGCTGCGCCCGGTGTCCGACGCCCCGGGCGTACGGCCGGGCCCCTGA
- a CDS encoding MFS transporter, which produces MTPKAGPARSARPGRWPWAVLLGHALLVQLLTFVLRPTTTYRAIELDLPRALLGALSACFAVAPLVLAIPSGAVTDRIGERAMALLGSVFVLASALVLALCGHSPAALVGGSVLLGVGHLCSVIGQQTWVANRAHGADSDTAFGRYTFAASLGQAVGPVLMLLFGGRHAIPDTQAIFTLACSGALALVAVSALITPTSRDPSDGAHRQRGGTVRLLRLPGLPRALLTSCVVLAAVDITLVYLPALGSERGIAAGTVGALLTVRGLASMASRLFLGRLVARLGRRRLLVLCTMLSAASMAAAALPFGTAALAVFVALAGFGLGVGQPLTMSWLADAAPRGARGRAMSLRLVGNRAGQVVIPSAAGALAADVGAGGVLVATAAGLAGVGYAARTLPVDRPASAAVPAPPTGRRGAAPRRRRPCRARRCR; this is translated from the coding sequence GTGACACCGAAAGCCGGGCCCGCGCGGTCCGCGCGGCCCGGGCGATGGCCCTGGGCGGTACTCCTCGGCCACGCGCTGCTCGTCCAGCTCCTCACCTTCGTCCTGCGGCCCACCACCACCTACCGCGCCATCGAACTCGACTTGCCCAGAGCCCTGCTCGGCGCCCTTTCCGCCTGCTTCGCCGTCGCGCCGCTGGTCCTGGCGATACCCAGCGGCGCCGTCACCGACCGGATCGGGGAGCGGGCGATGGCCCTGCTCGGCTCCGTATTCGTGCTTGCCTCAGCGCTGGTCCTCGCGCTCTGCGGCCACTCGCCGGCCGCGCTCGTCGGCGGCAGCGTCCTCCTCGGCGTCGGGCACCTGTGCAGCGTCATCGGGCAGCAGACCTGGGTCGCCAACCGTGCGCACGGCGCCGACTCCGACACCGCCTTCGGCCGCTACACCTTCGCCGCGTCCCTCGGCCAGGCCGTCGGGCCCGTGCTCATGCTCCTGTTCGGCGGCCGGCACGCGATCCCCGACACCCAGGCCATCTTCACGCTCGCCTGCTCGGGCGCCCTCGCCCTGGTCGCGGTGTCGGCGCTCATCACCCCGACGTCCCGCGACCCCTCGGACGGGGCGCACAGGCAGCGCGGCGGCACCGTCCGACTGCTGCGCCTGCCGGGACTGCCCCGCGCCCTCCTGACGAGCTGCGTCGTGCTCGCCGCCGTGGACATCACGCTGGTCTACCTGCCCGCGCTGGGCTCCGAACGCGGCATCGCGGCCGGCACGGTGGGCGCGCTCCTCACCGTCAGGGGCCTCGCCTCGATGGCGTCACGGCTGTTCCTGGGCCGCCTCGTCGCGCGGCTGGGCCGCCGGCGGCTCCTCGTCCTGTGCACGATGCTGTCGGCCGCCTCCATGGCCGCCGCCGCGCTGCCGTTCGGCACGGCCGCGCTGGCGGTCTTCGTCGCGCTGGCCGGCTTCGGCCTCGGGGTCGGCCAGCCGCTCACCATGTCCTGGCTCGCGGACGCCGCCCCGCGCGGCGCCCGCGGACGCGCCATGTCGCTCCGCCTGGTCGGAAACAGGGCCGGGCAGGTGGTCATCCCCAGCGCCGCCGGCGCGCTGGCCGCGGACGTCGGCGCGGGAGGCGTCCTCGTCGCAACGGCCGCCGGGCTGGCGGGAGTCGGCTACGCGGCCCGCACTCTGCCGGTGGACCGCCCCGCTTCCGCAGCGGTACCAGCGCCGCCGACAGGGCGCCGAGGAGCAGCACCCCGGCGCAGACGCCCATGCCGCGCCCGTAGATGCCGCTGA
- a CDS encoding enolase C-terminal domain-like protein — protein sequence MSRIVSLTVEDVRFPTSRELDGSDAMNPDPDYSAAYAVLRTDDGPDGHGFAFTIGRGNDVQCAAIGLLAELVVGRDTEAVCADLGGFSRELLADSQLRWLGPEKGIMHMAVGAVVNAAWDLASKRAGLPVWRLLSGMTPEQLVDLVDWRYLTDALTPDEALGLLRAAEPGRAERTARLEREGYPAYTTSPGWLGYDDEKLARLAREAVADGFDLIKLKVGADLEDDIRRLAVAREAVGPDIRIAVDANQRWSVPEAVEWLARLKEFDPWFIEEPTSPDDVLGHAAIRRAAAPMRVATGEHVQNRVIFKQLLQAEAIDVLQLDATRVAGVSENVAVLLLAAKFGVPVYPHAGGVGLCELVQHLAMFDYVAVSGSMAERSIEYVDHLHEHFAVPVRMRAGRYLPPAAPGSGAEILEESRRRFRYPDGPGWSADGGA from the coding sequence GTGAGCCGCATCGTCTCCCTCACCGTCGAGGACGTCCGCTTCCCCACCTCCCGGGAACTCGACGGTTCCGACGCGATGAACCCCGACCCCGACTACTCCGCCGCGTACGCCGTTCTCCGCACCGACGACGGCCCCGACGGGCACGGCTTCGCGTTCACCATCGGCCGCGGCAACGACGTGCAGTGCGCCGCCATCGGCCTGCTCGCCGAGCTGGTCGTCGGCCGTGACACCGAAGCCGTCTGCGCCGACCTCGGCGGCTTCTCGCGCGAGCTGCTCGCCGACTCCCAACTGCGCTGGCTGGGCCCCGAGAAGGGGATCATGCACATGGCCGTGGGCGCGGTCGTGAACGCCGCCTGGGACCTCGCCTCGAAGCGCGCGGGCCTGCCGGTGTGGCGGCTGCTGTCCGGGATGACGCCGGAGCAGCTCGTCGACCTCGTGGACTGGCGCTACCTCACCGACGCGCTCACCCCCGACGAGGCGCTCGGACTGCTGCGTGCCGCCGAGCCGGGACGCGCGGAGCGTACGGCGCGGCTGGAGCGGGAGGGGTACCCCGCGTACACCACCTCCCCCGGCTGGCTCGGCTACGACGACGAGAAGCTCGCCCGGCTCGCGCGCGAGGCCGTCGCCGACGGCTTCGACCTGATCAAGCTCAAGGTCGGCGCGGACCTGGAGGACGACATACGGCGGCTCGCCGTCGCCCGCGAGGCGGTCGGCCCGGACATCCGCATCGCGGTGGACGCCAACCAGCGGTGGAGCGTCCCCGAGGCGGTGGAATGGCTGGCGCGGCTCAAGGAGTTCGACCCCTGGTTCATCGAGGAGCCCACCTCGCCCGACGACGTCCTCGGGCACGCCGCGATCCGCCGCGCCGCGGCGCCGATGCGGGTCGCGACCGGCGAACACGTGCAGAACAGGGTGATCTTCAAGCAGCTGCTCCAGGCGGAGGCCATCGACGTCCTGCAACTGGACGCCACCCGCGTCGCCGGGGTGAGCGAGAACGTCGCCGTGCTGCTGCTGGCGGCGAAGTTCGGCGTGCCCGTCTACCCGCACGCGGGCGGCGTCGGCCTGTGCGAACTGGTGCAGCACCTCGCGATGTTCGACTACGTGGCGGTGTCGGGCTCGATGGCGGAGCGCAGCATCGAGTACGTCGACCATCTGCACGAGCACTTCGCCGTACCGGTGCGGATGCGCGCCGGACGGTATCTGCCGCCGGCGGCGCCGGGCAGCGGTGCGGAGATCCTGGAGGAGTCACGCCGCCGCTTCCGCTACCCCGACGGGCCGGGCTGGTCCGCGGACGGCGGCGCGTGA
- a CDS encoding FadR/GntR family transcriptional regulator, which yields MATQDDIGTPNPLASSALAAIRRTSAVDTVRARISLAVDLGLLAPGERLPNVRVTAAAMDVGEITVRRALSALEREGVVTRRPGRAGGTFVAARPSHHTVEQVAAYEKDSERVHRLIDERAVLETGFAHLAAARLDAAGLAGLDRCIADMDAAESWAEFRAADERFHLGVAEGAGLPPALELYRRVTKELYLYFLPYPMSYLRESNEEHRRIRAALGAGDAAEAARLTQEHVAELHRTMYVGLTGRTGPA from the coding sequence ATGGCGACCCAGGACGACATCGGCACCCCGAACCCCCTGGCGAGCAGTGCCCTCGCGGCGATCCGCCGCACCAGCGCGGTCGACACGGTCCGGGCCCGGATCTCGCTCGCGGTCGACCTCGGCCTGCTGGCCCCCGGAGAACGGCTGCCGAACGTACGGGTCACGGCCGCCGCGATGGACGTCGGCGAGATCACCGTGCGGCGCGCGCTGAGCGCGCTGGAGCGCGAGGGCGTCGTCACGCGCCGGCCGGGGCGCGCCGGGGGCACGTTCGTCGCCGCGCGGCCCAGCCACCACACCGTGGAGCAGGTCGCCGCGTACGAGAAGGACAGCGAGCGGGTGCACCGGCTGATCGACGAACGCGCCGTGCTGGAGACCGGCTTCGCCCATCTGGCCGCGGCCCGGCTCGACGCGGCGGGGCTGGCCGGACTCGACCGCTGCATCGCCGACATGGACGCGGCCGAGAGCTGGGCCGAGTTCCGCGCCGCCGACGAGCGCTTCCACCTCGGCGTCGCGGAGGGCGCCGGGCTGCCGCCCGCGCTGGAGCTGTACCGGCGGGTGACGAAGGAGCTCTACCTCTACTTCCTGCCGTACCCGATGAGTTACCTCCGCGAGAGTAACGAGGAGCACCGGCGGATCAGGGCGGCCCTGGGCGCGGGCGACGCGGCGGAGGCGGCGCGGCTGACGCAGGAGCACGTCGCGGAGCTCCACCGGACGATGTACGTCGGCCTCACCGGCCGCACGGGTCCCGCGTAA
- a CDS encoding carbon-nitrogen hydrolase family protein, with the protein MKIAGLQTAGTPGDVDANLHELDAACRRARAEGAELLITTELFLTGYDIGDAVRDLARRDLLSPARQIARDHGVAVVLGAPEDDAGACYNSAFFLDDTGTVLGRHRKTHLFGELDRTYFTAGDRLSAPVAYGGLRIAMLICYDAEFPETVRAAALAGADLVAVPTAQMEPYEFVAEHLLRVRAWENQVYVAYINHDGDEGSLRYVGRSSIVSPSAAVLAAAGHGTHLISATVDPRAVREARQANPYLADRRPDLYGPPPPLPDTVRARYPRTAVAATPRFGDPDVHRQVQVSMGRRTQHGCRRELRGG; encoded by the coding sequence ATGAAGATCGCTGGACTGCAGACCGCCGGAACCCCCGGCGACGTCGACGCCAACCTCCACGAGCTGGACGCGGCATGCCGCCGCGCCCGCGCCGAGGGCGCCGAACTGCTGATCACCACCGAGCTGTTCCTCACCGGCTACGACATCGGCGACGCCGTACGCGACCTCGCCCGCCGCGATCTGCTCTCCCCCGCCCGGCAGATCGCCCGCGACCACGGCGTCGCGGTCGTGCTCGGCGCCCCGGAGGACGACGCCGGCGCCTGCTACAACAGCGCCTTCTTCCTCGACGACACCGGCACCGTCCTGGGCCGCCACCGCAAGACCCACCTGTTCGGCGAGCTCGACCGCACGTACTTCACCGCCGGCGACCGGCTCAGCGCCCCCGTCGCCTACGGCGGCCTCCGTATCGCCATGCTGATCTGCTACGACGCCGAGTTCCCGGAGACCGTACGCGCCGCCGCGCTCGCCGGGGCGGACCTCGTGGCGGTGCCGACGGCGCAGATGGAGCCGTACGAGTTCGTCGCCGAGCACCTGCTGCGGGTGCGCGCCTGGGAGAACCAGGTCTACGTCGCCTACATCAACCACGACGGCGACGAGGGCTCCCTCCGCTACGTCGGCCGCAGCTCCATCGTCAGCCCGTCCGCGGCCGTACTGGCCGCCGCCGGGCACGGCACCCACCTGATCTCCGCGACGGTCGATCCCCGCGCCGTACGCGAGGCCCGCCAGGCCAACCCGTACCTGGCCGACCGCAGGCCGGACCTCTACGGCCCCCCCCCTCCGCTACCCGATACGGTCCGCGCCCGCTACCCCCGAACGGCAGTAGCGGCCACCCCCCGCTTCGGCGACCCTGACGTCCATCGACAGGTGCAGGTCTCGATGGGGAGGCGTACGCAGCATGGTTGCCGAAGAGAGCTACGCGGCGGGTGA
- a CDS encoding AMP-binding protein has translation MVAEESYAAGETRTALLTDTIGENLAATVRRFPDRDALVDRTAGRHWTYRELAADVDALALGLLELGIGKGDRVGVWSPNRSEWVLTQYATARIGAILVTVNPAYRTHELEYVLNQAGVRMLVAAPTHKTSDYARMIAETRPRCPGLEHVALFGSPDWEALLRSGRDADPAPLERVARTLRADEPVNIQYTSGTTGSPKGATLSHRNILNNGYFVGELCGYTEADRICIPVPFYHCFGMVMGNLAATSHGACMVIPAPSFEPKATLEAVEAERCTSLYGVPTMFIAELADEDLDSYDLSTLRTGILAGSSCPIEVMKQVIDRMGMGEVTICYGMTETSPVSAQTRADDPLELRVATVGRVHPHLELKVVDPDGGRTVPRGTPGELCTRGYSVMLGYWEQPEKTAEAIDSDGWMHTGDLAVMDDNGYVGITGRIKDLVIRGGENISPREIEEFLYTHPDILDVQVIGVPDERMGEEVMAWIRLREGAAPLTADSLREFCTGRLAHYKIPRYVHLTDEFPMTVTGKVRKVEMRTAAIGLLGLREGDAE, from the coding sequence ATGGTTGCCGAAGAGAGCTACGCGGCGGGTGAGACCCGGACAGCGCTCCTGACCGACACCATCGGGGAGAACCTCGCCGCGACCGTACGCCGCTTCCCGGACCGCGACGCGCTGGTGGACCGTACGGCGGGCCGCCACTGGACCTACCGCGAGCTGGCCGCCGACGTCGACGCTCTCGCGCTGGGCCTGCTGGAGCTGGGGATCGGCAAGGGCGACCGGGTGGGCGTGTGGTCGCCCAACCGGTCGGAGTGGGTCCTCACGCAGTACGCCACCGCCCGGATCGGCGCGATCCTGGTGACGGTCAACCCGGCGTACCGCACACACGAGCTGGAGTACGTACTGAACCAGGCCGGCGTCCGCATGCTCGTCGCCGCCCCGACGCACAAGACCTCCGACTACGCGCGGATGATCGCCGAGACGCGGCCCCGCTGCCCCGGGCTGGAGCACGTGGCGCTGTTCGGCAGCCCCGACTGGGAGGCGCTGCTGCGCAGCGGCCGTGACGCCGACCCGGCGCCGCTGGAGCGCGTCGCGCGCACGCTGCGCGCGGACGAGCCGGTGAACATCCAGTACACCTCGGGCACGACCGGCTCCCCCAAGGGCGCCACGCTCTCGCACCGCAACATCCTCAACAACGGTTACTTCGTGGGCGAGTTGTGCGGCTACACCGAGGCCGACCGCATCTGCATCCCGGTGCCCTTCTACCACTGCTTCGGCATGGTCATGGGCAATCTCGCGGCGACCAGCCACGGCGCCTGCATGGTCATCCCGGCGCCGTCCTTCGAACCGAAGGCGACGCTGGAGGCGGTGGAGGCGGAGCGCTGCACGTCCCTGTACGGGGTGCCCACGATGTTCATCGCGGAGCTGGCCGACGAGGACCTCGACAGCTACGACCTGTCCACCCTCCGTACGGGCATCCTCGCCGGCTCGTCCTGCCCGATCGAGGTGATGAAGCAGGTCATCGACCGTATGGGAATGGGCGAGGTCACCATCTGCTACGGCATGACGGAGACCTCCCCGGTGTCCGCCCAGACCCGGGCCGACGACCCGCTCGAGCTCCGCGTCGCCACCGTCGGCCGGGTGCACCCGCATCTGGAGCTGAAGGTCGTCGATCCGGACGGCGGCCGTACGGTGCCCCGCGGCACCCCCGGCGAACTGTGCACCCGCGGCTACTCGGTGATGCTCGGCTACTGGGAGCAGCCCGAGAAGACCGCCGAGGCGATCGACTCCGACGGCTGGATGCACACCGGCGACCTCGCGGTCATGGACGACAACGGCTACGTCGGCATCACGGGCCGCATCAAGGACCTCGTCATCCGCGGCGGCGAGAACATCTCCCCGCGGGAGATCGAGGAGTTCCTGTACACCCACCCGGACATCCTCGACGTCCAGGTCATCGGGGTGCCGGACGAGCGGATGGGCGAGGAGGTGATGGCCTGGATCCGTCTGCGCGAGGGGGCGGCCCCGCTCACGGCCGACTCGCTGCGGGAGTTCTGCACGGGCAGGCTGGCGCACTACAAGATCCCCCGCTACGTACACCTCACCGACGAGTTCCCCATGACCGTGACGGGCAAGGTGCGCAAGGTCGAGATGCGTACGGCCGCCATCGGCCTGCTCGGGCTGCGGGAGGGCGACGCGGAGTAG